In one Gadus morhua chromosome 15, gadMor3.0, whole genome shotgun sequence genomic region, the following are encoded:
- the cbr1 gene encoding carbonyl reductase [NADPH] 1 encodes MSTKVAVVTGSNKGIGLAIVKALCQQFEGVVYVTARDIGRGKETVETLVSEGLKPMFHQLDINDLSSITAAAAYFKDKYGGVDILVNNAGIAFKEADTTPFAVQAEVTLKTNFFATRDMLTHFLPLVKTGGRVVNISSFVGSRTLNQCSPALQERFRSEDLSEEELVGLMQRFVEETKKDEHKKGGWPNTAYGVSKTGVTALSFILARRLSRERHGDKILLNACCPGWVRTDMAGTKAPKSPEEGAETPVYLALLPPDANQPHGQFVSDKHVQPW; translated from the exons ATGTCTACTAAGGTTGCCGTGGTAACGGGCAGTAACAAGGGGATTGGTCTAGCCATCGTCAAGGCGTTGTGCCAGCAGTTTGAGGGTGTGGTCTACGTCACCGCCAGAGACAT TGGACGTGGAAAGGAGACCGTGGAGACCTTGGTGTCGGAAGGACTCAAACCCATGTTCCACCAGCTGGACATCAATGACCTCAGCAGCATCACGGCGGCAGCAGCGTACTTCAAAGACAAGTACGGAGGTGTAGATATTCTGGTCAACAATGCTGGGATAGCATTTAAAG AAGCAGACACAACACCGTTTGCCGTGCAGGCAGAGGTGACGCTCAAGACCAACTTCTTTGCCACCAGAGACATGCTGACCCACTTCCTCCCACTTGTTAAAACTGGAG gtcgtGTGGTGAACATCTCCAGCTTTGTCGGCTCCCGTACCTTGAATCAATGTAGCCCTGCCCTCCAGGAGCGTTTCCGTAGTGAGGACCTATCAGAGGAGGAGCTAGTGGGACTGATGCAGCGATTCGTTGAGGAGACCAAGAAAGATGAGCATAAGAAGGGGGGCTGGCCCAACACTGCGTACGGAGTGTCCAAGACCGGTGTGACT GCACTCTCTTTTATCCTGGCCCGCAGACTGTCcagggagagacatggagacaaG ATTTTGCTCAATGCCTGTTGCCCAGGCTGGGTGCGTACCGATATGGCCGGCACCAAAGCCCCCAAGTCACCAGAAGAGGGCGCTGAGACTCCAGTCTACCTTGCTCTGCTCCCCCCTGATGCCAATCAGCCCCATGGGCAGTTTGTGTCCGACAAACATGTGCAGCCATGGTGA
- the gja5b gene encoding LOW QUALITY PROTEIN: gap junction protein, alpha 5b (The sequence of the model RefSeq protein was modified relative to this genomic sequence to represent the inferred CDS: inserted 2 bases in 2 codons), which yields MADWSLLGNFLEEVQEHSTSVGKVWLTILFIFRILVLGTAAESSWGDEQEDFTCDTIQPGCENVCYDRAFPIAHIRYWVWCMVFVSTPRLIYMVHAMHIVRCEEKRRSREXEIQEEGGGREDDPGGGQKGGERNVKGEQDGGXREEQEERKGVSTLGGALLRTYILSILIRSIMEVVFLCLQYFMYGIFLHPLFMCQAWPCPHPVNCYISRPTEKNVFIVFMLAVSVVSLALSVLELQHLAWRHCIRHIITKGRISPCNRELPLPTPLTPPPDFNQCVIGSSHYLPLPFPNHRLATQQNSDNMVAEMHKMAVEENFLQMTCYKHERQTGDCGHMQDGGFQNEGVDCSNKEASFPQIKYSKTGFPVPSPSGVFFQKDKRRLSKTSGTSSRTRADDLAI from the exons aTGGCAGACTGGAGCCTTCTGGGAAACTTCCTTGAAGAAGTACAGGAACATTCTACCTCTGTTGGCAAG GTGTGGCTGACCATTCTGTTCATCTTCCGAATCCTCGTCCTGGGCACTGCGGCCGAGTCTTCCTGGGGAGACGAACAAGAGGACTTCACCTGTGACACCATCCAGCCCGGCTGTGAAAACGTCTGCTACGACCGGGCCTTCCCAATAGCGCATATCAGATACTGGGTATGGTGCATG GTGTTTGTGTCCACGCCCCGTCTCATCTACATGGTCCATGCCATGCACATCGTACGCTgcgaggagaagaggaggagcagag cggaGATCcaagaggagggtggaggcagagaggatgacccaggaggaggacagaaaggaggagagaggaatgtAAAGGGAGAGCAGgatggag gtagggaggagcaagaggagagaaagggcgTATCCACCTTAGGGGGGGCGTTGCTACGAACCTACATCCTCAGCATTCTCATACGGAGCATCATGGAG GTGGTGTTCTTGTGTCTGCAGTACTTCATGTATGGAATTTTCCTCCATCCTCTCTTCATGTGCCAG gCCTGGCCATGTCCTCACCCGGTCAACTGCTACATCTCCCGACCCACTGAGAAAAACGTCTTCATCGTGTTCATGCTGGCTGTGTCTGTGGTCTCACTGGCACTCAGTGTGCTTGAACTCCAGCATCTAGCATGGAGACACTGCATCag GCACATCATCACCAAGGGGAGAATATCACCCTGCAATAGGGAGTTACCTTTGCCAACACCATTAACTCCACCTCCTGACTTCAACCAGTGTGTGATTGGTTCTTCACATTACCTACCTCTCCCGTTTCCCAACCATCGATTGGCCACTCAGCAGAACTCTGACAACATGGTTGCTGAGATGCATAAGATGGCTGTGGAGGAGAACTTCCTTCAGATGACCTGCTACAAGCATGAAAGACAGACTGGAGACTGTGGCCACATGCAAGACGGTGGCTTCCAGAATGAAGGGGTGGACTGTTCCAACAAGGAGGCATCTTTTCCTCAGATCAAGTACAGTAAAACAGGATTCCCAGTACCAAGCCCCAGTGGAGTTTTCTTCCAGAAGGACAAGCGGCGATTGAGCAAGACCAGCGGGACCAGCAGCCGAACCAGGGCTGATGATTTAGCCATTTAG